A region from the Brevibacterium paucivorans genome encodes:
- a CDS encoding choice-of-anchor M domain-containing protein, with product MRALRAACASLAAVAITAFSFAAVPAFAGPDDDRSVETKAHIDAPKVFWNKATNTFDINSQSNGKTAPLDKTSNWVGRGYNDDGSQNYIFPVTDDHRLGFLGKNGQLLYMAPQVPGPGNSPIWSGFGADTGVPIEKFRDKNFALELVGFNGPGEMNMFNYSTFGNLPVTRLFSSHDKVSRTVWLDPGTHTHNITTFTKPGRYEVTFDASARTTAGAFTASKPTTLVWRVGGTNPADEKLGDVKTAYDKAAGVTGPSAPSFTIAPHAGSEKDGDKNLTDLTFNAGNDAAEGTVVFYIDGYHLAEIPVKGGKATWSEMIGSNTSAFQAVFVPTKGAARWISAPLTSSTGQKAVTTQNAGQFPKETPDAPAGDFSTGEVQVSSRDVSVNAHTQGDGNLVTIDTKPADDSLIYNVTGGFYEKGFDEPTCSVDVVSGPGRRSLQVDREYCKGDQYTLRLTLEPQPRATIGNTETIDLGQVSGTGKPVQTQFSDGGATTTPDPGEGNETPNPDDGNDGSDESLLNTPVTINNGHVDLRAMDVNGELSVALGDDSRQHATESVNRTIDSTTLEVTKLAKVKREGDVLANPSYDVLGPKGAELYILPQAQQPGRVWPGFSSETLDRTKYPDGATMTLTPVSAPKGGKWFAYTETLGAIQTMYASSDKASDIPLPPGTHMHTAWAFTKPGTYTIDVTARAKQATGGARSAGGDATAKTQRLTFVVDHKSAGDDGDGSTPPSEEPGEKPSEAPSAQPSEEPGEQPGEKPGDQPSQEPSEQPSQEPAPAPSDEPTQEPAPKPTEQPGEQPSQEPGEEPTQAPSEEPGEEQSGEEPGEGSTQAPSEEQPGEEPGKDPSQEPNDPAKPGESDTDDTGKPDDKQTEAPADVNEGGSDSGANNTSGGSSDSGSNGSNGTASNDGGFLPRTGASVLPIGLTAGLLVVTGAALIAAVRRRS from the coding sequence ATGCGCGCACTTCGTGCAGCCTGTGCCTCGCTCGCGGCTGTTGCGATCACTGCTTTTTCGTTCGCCGCTGTTCCTGCCTTCGCGGGGCCAGATGACGATCGCAGCGTCGAGACGAAGGCACACATTGACGCGCCCAAAGTTTTTTGGAACAAAGCGACGAACACATTCGACATCAACTCACAGTCCAACGGGAAAACAGCTCCGCTGGACAAGACCTCCAACTGGGTCGGCCGTGGCTACAACGACGACGGTAGCCAGAACTACATCTTCCCGGTCACAGACGACCACCGCCTCGGCTTCCTTGGCAAGAACGGCCAGCTTCTCTACATGGCGCCACAGGTCCCCGGGCCCGGTAACAGCCCCATCTGGTCAGGCTTTGGCGCTGACACCGGCGTTCCTATTGAAAAGTTCCGTGACAAGAACTTTGCCCTGGAACTCGTAGGCTTCAACGGCCCCGGCGAGATGAACATGTTTAACTACTCGACGTTCGGCAACCTGCCCGTCACTCGCTTGTTCTCCTCCCACGACAAGGTTTCACGTACCGTGTGGCTCGACCCGGGTACGCACACCCACAACATCACGACCTTCACCAAGCCGGGCCGCTACGAAGTCACTTTCGACGCAAGTGCGCGGACGACTGCCGGTGCCTTCACCGCCTCGAAACCAACCACGCTTGTGTGGCGCGTGGGCGGTACGAACCCTGCTGACGAAAAACTCGGCGACGTTAAGACCGCCTACGACAAAGCCGCAGGCGTCACCGGTCCTTCCGCTCCGAGCTTCACCATCGCCCCACACGCCGGTAGCGAAAAAGACGGCGACAAGAACCTCACCGACCTCACCTTCAACGCCGGTAACGACGCCGCTGAAGGTACGGTTGTGTTCTACATCGACGGCTACCACCTCGCCGAAATCCCCGTCAAAGGTGGCAAGGCAACGTGGAGCGAAATGATCGGGTCCAACACCTCGGCATTCCAGGCCGTCTTTGTGCCCACCAAGGGGGCAGCACGCTGGATCAGTGCGCCTCTAACATCAAGCACCGGGCAAAAAGCAGTGACCACACAGAACGCAGGGCAGTTCCCCAAGGAAACCCCCGACGCACCCGCCGGTGACTTCTCTACTGGCGAAGTGCAGGTCAGCTCGCGTGACGTGTCCGTCAACGCGCACACGCAAGGTGACGGCAATCTGGTCACAATCGACACGAAGCCCGCAGATGACTCGCTCATCTACAACGTGACCGGTGGCTTTTACGAAAAAGGCTTCGACGAACCGACCTGTTCGGTGGATGTCGTAAGTGGTCCTGGGCGTCGCAGTCTCCAGGTAGATCGCGAATACTGCAAGGGAGATCAGTACACGCTCCGGCTGACATTGGAGCCGCAGCCACGCGCCACCATTGGCAATACGGAAACTATTGACCTTGGACAAGTCAGTGGCACGGGCAAACCTGTCCAGACCCAGTTCTCTGACGGCGGAGCTACCACCACCCCGGACCCAGGAGAGGGCAACGAAACGCCCAACCCGGATGACGGAAACGACGGTTCTGACGAAAGTCTCCTGAATACGCCTGTCACTATCAACAACGGGCATGTGGACTTGCGCGCCATGGACGTCAATGGCGAACTTTCGGTAGCGCTTGGTGACGATTCGCGCCAGCACGCCACGGAGTCCGTGAACCGTACGATCGACTCAACGACCTTGGAAGTGACGAAGCTTGCGAAAGTTAAGCGTGAAGGCGACGTGCTCGCTAACCCAAGCTACGACGTCCTTGGTCCTAAAGGCGCCGAGCTCTACATTCTTCCGCAGGCTCAACAGCCAGGTCGTGTGTGGCCAGGTTTCTCAAGCGAAACTCTGGACCGCACGAAGTATCCCGATGGTGCGACGATGACTCTCACACCAGTGAGCGCTCCTAAGGGTGGCAAGTGGTTTGCCTACACAGAGACCCTGGGTGCCATTCAGACCATGTACGCGTCGAGCGACAAGGCTTCTGACATTCCACTCCCACCTGGCACACACATGCACACCGCATGGGCGTTCACCAAGCCTGGAACGTACACGATCGATGTGACGGCGCGCGCAAAGCAGGCCACAGGTGGTGCGCGAAGCGCCGGTGGTGACGCGACAGCTAAGACGCAACGGCTCACGTTCGTCGTGGACCACAAGTCAGCTGGTGATGACGGTGACGGTTCGACTCCTCCGAGTGAGGAGCCCGGTGAAAAGCCAAGCGAGGCGCCAAGCGCACAGCCGAGTGAGGAGCCAGGCGAGCAACCAGGTGAAAAGCCCGGCGATCAGCCGTCGCAGGAGCCGTCTGAACAGCCTTCGCAGGAGCCAGCACCGGCCCCTTCTGACGAACCAACGCAGGAACCTGCACCAAAGCCTACGGAGCAACCAGGTGAACAACCTTCGCAGGAGCCCGGTGAGGAACCAACTCAGGCGCCTTCGGAAGAGCCGGGTGAGGAGCAGTCGGGTGAAGAACCTGGTGAGGGGTCAACTCAAGCACCTTCGGAAGAGCAGCCTGGTGAGGAGCCAGGTAAGGATCCGTCGCAGGAACCAAACGACCCGGCCAAGCCTGGTGAGTCCGACACTGACGACACTGGTAAGCCTGATGACAAGCAGACTGAAGCCCCTGCCGATGTCAACGAGGGCGGTTCGGACAGCGGTGCGAACAACACCTCGGGCGGTTCAAGTGACAGCGGCTCGAATGGTTCGAACGGCACAGCTTCGAACGACGGTGGCTTCCTGCCACGTACGGGTGCGTCGGTCCTGCCGATCGGCCTGACTGCGGGATTGCTCGTTGTCACTGGTGCTGCGCTAATTGCAGCTGTGCGCCGTCGCTCATGA
- a CDS encoding SMI1/KNR4 family protein, protein MTNVSDFQAVSARYSREWPTEFLRLVADGMLDVSADEHAIPLLHFSTNYELLDPTQIAKRLDMMAEPDDYRHIDPDLGLLPFAMEPGGNLCCFLTQQAHGDSAPVVVLINDEDEDEYLADDLAGFIFSDMVTSASDFYDDDPVGEGNPAENAQAWLAKYRQYMKPEQVSALEDLFANPVEERDDDSLGFISYEDAEELIARVLGGGARDEELVLWERDI, encoded by the coding sequence ATGACAAACGTGAGCGATTTCCAAGCAGTCTCCGCTCGGTACTCCCGTGAGTGGCCGACTGAGTTTCTGCGCCTGGTAGCAGACGGGATGCTGGACGTGTCAGCTGATGAGCACGCCATTCCGTTGCTGCACTTCAGCACCAACTATGAGCTGCTCGATCCCACCCAGATTGCCAAACGACTTGACATGATGGCCGAGCCGGATGACTACCGCCACATTGACCCGGACCTGGGGCTCTTGCCTTTCGCCATGGAACCCGGGGGCAATCTGTGCTGTTTTCTTACTCAGCAGGCACACGGCGACTCCGCTCCTGTGGTTGTGCTGATCAACGACGAAGATGAAGACGAATACCTCGCCGACGATCTTGCGGGATTCATTTTCTCTGACATGGTCACATCCGCCAGCGATTTCTATGATGATGACCCCGTGGGCGAAGGCAACCCTGCGGAGAACGCGCAGGCATGGCTAGCGAAGTACCGGCAATACATGAAGCCTGAACAGGTGAGCGCACTAGAAGACCTGTTCGCGAACCCGGTTGAGGAACGCGATGACGATTCGCTGGGCTTTATCAGCTATGAGGACGCAGAAGAGCTGATCGCACGCGTCCTGGGCGGTGGCGCTCGTGACGAAGAACTAGTGCTGTGGGAGCGCGACATTTAA
- a CDS encoding DedA family protein produces the protein MLRTDRLATAEAFFNRRGPLALVIGRFVPIVRTYVPVAAGTAQMPYRNFVIWNVGGALAWVGSMVLIGALLGHIPGITHSIDGIILLILGISMLPVAISATTSYIKKRRAT, from the coding sequence ATCTTACGCACCGACAGACTCGCCACCGCAGAAGCATTCTTCAACCGCCGCGGCCCTCTAGCCCTGGTCATTGGCCGATTCGTTCCCATCGTGCGCACCTACGTGCCCGTCGCAGCCGGCACCGCCCAGATGCCATACCGCAACTTTGTCATCTGGAATGTAGGCGGGGCCCTCGCATGGGTGGGTTCAATGGTGCTGATCGGCGCCCTCCTTGGCCACATCCCAGGCATCACTCACTCGATCGACGGGATCATTCTCCTCATCCTCGGAATCTCCATGCTCCCCGTAGCAATCAGCGCCACCACCTCATACATCAAGAAGCGACGCGCCACATAA
- a CDS encoding L,D-transpeptidase family protein yields MNTLPHRSVVLTIAFCALFALFTPAIAATPAHAATPRQATSQINAAAKKHAKKLGKATGSIRCGLPRGGCYRAFKNGSIHWSPKTGAHPTWGGIRNEWKRTGWERGKLGYPVSSERCGLRGGGCYQKFQYGSVHWSPKTGAHATWGAIRWIWQNNNWERGKYGYPTGSAWIGNDGKLRQKFQHGTITTGVLAYGLPHGIKPKGGRQLVVAHTSARSSTTGTVELWELRNDERWHRTHTFKDARFGYKGLATASGKREGDGKTPMGQYRIPFTFGTKAKPKGTKIEYRRADRNDQWCARSGSRHYNTWMSAPNRSCPAKHAEVFSKIPQYSHVAVVDYNSARKAGRGSAIFVHKHGKGSTAGCVSVTEKQMVTLVTWLRPQYNPRIVIAPRGELKNQ; encoded by the coding sequence ATGAACACGCTTCCCCATCGTTCTGTTGTGCTGACTATTGCCTTCTGCGCCCTGTTCGCACTTTTCACACCAGCCATTGCTGCAACGCCTGCCCACGCTGCAACACCTCGGCAGGCCACCAGCCAGATCAACGCCGCGGCAAAGAAACACGCAAAGAAGTTAGGCAAAGCAACCGGCAGCATCCGCTGCGGCCTCCCCCGAGGTGGTTGCTACCGCGCCTTTAAGAACGGCTCCATCCATTGGTCACCTAAGACCGGCGCCCACCCCACGTGGGGCGGGATCCGAAACGAGTGGAAACGTACCGGCTGGGAACGCGGCAAACTCGGCTACCCAGTGTCCAGCGAGCGCTGCGGCCTACGTGGCGGCGGGTGCTACCAGAAGTTCCAATACGGCTCCGTCCACTGGTCACCAAAGACCGGCGCCCACGCCACGTGGGGTGCGATCCGCTGGATCTGGCAGAACAACAACTGGGAACGCGGCAAATACGGCTACCCCACCGGTAGCGCGTGGATCGGCAACGACGGGAAACTCCGCCAAAAGTTCCAACACGGAACCATCACCACTGGCGTGCTCGCATACGGCCTCCCACACGGAATCAAACCCAAAGGCGGCCGGCAGCTCGTCGTCGCACACACCTCGGCCCGATCTTCCACAACCGGCACCGTGGAACTGTGGGAACTCCGCAACGACGAACGCTGGCACCGCACACACACCTTCAAAGACGCCCGGTTCGGGTACAAGGGGCTGGCGACCGCCTCGGGCAAACGCGAAGGCGACGGCAAGACGCCCATGGGGCAATACCGCATCCCCTTCACCTTTGGAACCAAAGCAAAACCCAAGGGCACCAAGATCGAATACCGCCGCGCCGACCGCAACGACCAGTGGTGTGCACGGTCTGGCTCGCGCCACTACAACACCTGGATGAGCGCGCCTAACCGTAGTTGCCCCGCAAAGCACGCCGAGGTGTTCTCCAAAATCCCGCAGTACAGTCACGTGGCCGTGGTGGACTACAACTCGGCGAGGAAGGCGGGGCGCGGTTCGGCGATCTTCGTTCACAAGCACGGGAAAGGTTCGACCGCCGGGTGCGTATCCGTGACCGAGAAGCAGATGGTCACGCTGGTTACCTGGTTGCGGCCGCAGTACAACCCGCGGATTGTAATCGCTCCCCGGGGTGAACTGAAGAACCAGTAG
- a CDS encoding DUF1345 domain-containing protein, giving the protein MKSATDAVRYFVSTVSAILLSVLIETAWVYLLRPDPPGRSLRTELLVLFYLLFWNLFVIIYVSWTMRCYKPLSGSALIGQVRREVRTQKRWWARAFGFTGATNFAVTAAAFAIFLTVVLAQTEMVRQSPLYLALGVHAVAAAWVFMIFAFAAAYMHLNLPDAEKRHIRFHGEPPEDFDDYLTLAVLASTMAAGLSAEIRTKAAWKQMRTNVIVAFGFNSLVLAMIVSVTISALTR; this is encoded by the coding sequence TTGAAGAGTGCGACCGATGCCGTCCGCTACTTCGTTTCGACCGTTTCGGCGATCCTCCTGAGCGTGCTGATCGAAACGGCCTGGGTCTACCTGTTGCGCCCGGACCCGCCGGGCAGATCGCTGCGGACAGAGCTCCTCGTCCTCTTCTATCTGCTCTTCTGGAACCTTTTCGTTATCATCTACGTCTCGTGGACGATGCGGTGCTACAAGCCCCTAAGCGGATCGGCGCTCATCGGCCAGGTGCGTCGCGAAGTCCGGACGCAGAAGCGCTGGTGGGCGCGGGCGTTCGGGTTCACTGGTGCGACGAACTTCGCCGTCACCGCTGCCGCCTTCGCCATTTTCCTGACCGTTGTGCTCGCCCAGACTGAGATGGTGCGCCAGTCGCCGCTGTACCTCGCACTCGGTGTCCACGCCGTTGCCGCCGCCTGGGTGTTCATGATCTTTGCCTTCGCCGCTGCTTACATGCACCTCAACTTGCCCGATGCCGAGAAGCGCCACATCCGCTTCCACGGCGAACCGCCCGAGGATTTCGACGACTATCTCACCCTGGCAGTGCTCGCCTCGACCATGGCCGCCGGCCTTTCAGCAGAGATCCGCACGAAGGCTGCCTGGAAGCAGATGCGCACCAATGTCATCGTCGCCTTCGGGTTCAACTCACTCGTGCTCGCGATGATCGTCTCGGTCACCATCTCCGCCCTGACTCGGTGA